Sequence from the Theropithecus gelada isolate Dixy chromosome 20, Tgel_1.0, whole genome shotgun sequence genome:
TTCCCCCTCCTCTGTGCAGGGCCAGCCCTCAGAGCTCCTTTCCCACTCAGCAGAGGAAGAGAAGCCCCATCTCCTCTCCTTTCATGTTGGGAAAACCGAGCCCCCTCCATTTGTATTCCAAAGGTAAGTCCCAGTCTCCAGGCACAGCCCGGGAAGACTGCGACTTCCACATTCTGTCCTGAACCCCGAAGAGGCAATGTCCCTTGCCTCCCATCCAATCCAGATGCTCAGAGCCTGGTTAGATAATTGAGGCTCAGCCAGCAGCCTCGTGACCAACGGGATGATGTGGAGCAGGACAGCCTTGAGCCTCAGGACCCTCAACTGACACAGAGGCACAGGGAGGAGGGCAATGCTGTCAGGAGCTTGACCAAGAGGAAAGCACTGGACGAAGTAAAGTAGTCACCTCACCTCAGATCGCAAAACGCGACCTCCTCAAACCCAGGGACACTCTCCATGGTGTCTGGGAATTTAGCATCCCAAGGCACAGACCCGGGCGCCCCTTACCAGCGGCGCAGGAGCAGTTGGGGTCCATTGCAAGCTGAGGCGAGACTCTGGAGTTCCCAAGCGAGAAGCCAAGAGGCGGTGGAGCACCTGGAGTGCGTGGTGCAGCTCCACAGCCAGCGGCTGCTCTTATAGTCGGGGAGCGGGCCGGGAGCAGAAATCCCACCCCGCCCTTGCACTCGCCCTCCTGAGTCCCAGCCGCCCGCGGTCCTGGGCTGGCCTGTGCGCAGCAGACGGGCCGGGCGCAAAGCACGGTGAACGCAAGTCGGTGCACACCGCCTGGCCGCCCCTTTCCCACCGGCTAGCGCGGGAGGCGCTGTGCACCCGGGTGAGCTGCTTCTCTCACCCTGAGGGGCCTTCCCAGTTCCCCAAGATTACCTGCTACTCCCACTCCTTGGCGTTCCGCGTGCCCGGAAATGCTGACCTGCGCCCCACACCCCGGGGCCTGCCCACCCCCTTGTCTACAGCTAAGCCTTTCCTGGAGTCCCAGTGCAACCCCAGTCTCTTGTTCGACTGTCTGGATTGGCGGGAGGAGGGAGCATAGCAAGGGAGTAGTGTGCAAGGGACAGGCGGAGGATGTGACCTTCGGATCTCTGGCATTGCCTGTCCCTGTTCCTGTCCCCACCTCAGTTCTTCCACCACGTTTCTGCTGTGCACAGAAACACGGAAGGCACAGGGCCCTGTCTCCCTCCCGTCAAAGTATACTTATTCATATCcctctatgtctctgttttgctTCTAGGACTGACCTTGATGCTTGGTTTTGTTTAAAGATTTCAAGCAGTGAAGAGATAAACATATCTAAGCCATAGGGAAGCTTCATCACCGACCTCTCTCCCTTGAGAAGCTGACAGGATTCACACCCATCAGTGCCACTTCCCAGCCCCCTGACCCTGGGCTAGTGGCTTGAACTGCTGGTATTGTCATTGTCCAGATTAGGAATACGGGTTCATAAATAGAACACATGTCCCTTTATGGTTGTTGTGAGGGTTCAAAGAAAGTGACTAAACAGGACCAAACCCAGACCCGTGTAACCGCAGAGCAATAGAAACATGGAAGGAAAAATAACCAGCTCTCTTGCTTTCTAATTTAATGCAGGATCTTCATATCACCTTCAATGATCCCTCTTCTAGGGACATCCCACACTTTCAAAACTGCCATCCTGTATTAGGGTACCCGGCTAAGCTGTGGGGAGACCCTGGAGAGATTTATGCCAAGGAGGACCTGGACAAAGGTGCCCACTCAGGCCCTCAAGAGTGGAGAATggaagagagaaaggcagagccctgtgtcttctgtgttgctgtgCACAGGAGAAACGTGACCAAAGGACTGAGGTAGGAACCGGGGACAGGGCGGATAAGGCCAGAGATGTGAAGTTTGCACCCTTGGCCTGCCCTTTGCACACTGCTGCCTTGCTATGTTCCTTGCTTTGGCAGATCCAGAAAGTGGAGCACAAGACTGGGGTTACCCTCGACTCCAGGAAAGGCTTAGCTATTGACTAGAGACCTGGGCGTTGGTGAAAGTGGGGGGAAAGACAGAATACTGGGGTAGGCAGAACGCCAAGGGGCGGGTGTAGCAGGCAACCTCAGGGAAGTTGGGAAGGCCCGGCAGGGTGAGAGAAGCCGCACAGCGCCTCCCTCGCGAGCGAAAGGGGCCGTCCCACGGTGTGCACCCCGCTGAGCTCAAGGGAcattgcacctggcccatctATTGCGCACAGCCCAGCCCAGGACGGCCGGCGGGGCAGACTGGGCAGGGCGGGTGCAAGGGCGGGGCGAGGTGTCTGCGCCCGGCCCCCTCCGCTGACTATAAAAGCAGCCGCTGGCTGTTGGGCTCCACCACGCCTTCCACGTGCACCACTGTCTCTTCCCTTCTGGCTTGGGAACTCCAGCCTCTCCTCGGGTTGCAATGGACCCCAACTGCTCCTGCGCGGCTGGTAAGGGGCTCCCGGGTTCTGTGTCTTGGGCAATGGACACTCATTAACTCACTGCTGTATCTTCTGCATCTCACTCACGGCTCactggctttttctctttctcacagGTGACTCCTGCTCCTGCGCCGGCTCCTGCACGTGCAAAGAGTGTAAATGCACTTCCTGCAAGAAGAGTGAGTGCGGGGCCATCTCCATTGTCTGGGGCTAAGGTTGGGAGGGAACCCAAGGCTGGCCCTGGAGGCATGCTTTTGGGGAACTggccttcctttctccccataCCTTGTCACTGCCTTTCCAGTCTTCTGCCCTGTCCAGGGAGCCTTTGGGGCTGGACAGCTTTCTCATAGGAAGACCTACCCCAAGTATTCCCTAGCTGTCTCCTGACAAAGCCATGCCATCCTGAACTAAGGGTCCTTTGGAGCTGGAGGCTCTGTTGGGCAGGGAGGTCCCTGGGCGAGTCAGTTGTGACCTCTCGCGCTCCTCTTCTTCCCCAGGCTGCTGCTCCCGCTACCGCGTGGGCTGTGCCAAGTGTGCCCAGGGCTATGTCTGCAAAGGGGCGTCAGAGACATGCAGCTGCTGCGACTGATGCCAGGACAGCCTTTCTCCGAGATGTTAATAGCCAGACATGTACAAACCTAGATTTTTTTTATACCACCTTGACCGGTTTGCTACATTCCTTTTCCTATG
This genomic interval carries:
- the LOC112614633 gene encoding metallothionein-2 isoform X2, encoding MDPNCSCAAGDSCSCAGSCTCKECKCTSCKKSCCSRYRVGCAKCAQGYVCKGASETCSCCD
- the LOC112614633 gene encoding metallothionein-2 isoform X3 translates to MDPNCSCAAGDSCSCAGSCTCKECKCTSCKKSCCSCCPLGCAKCSQGCICKGASEKCSCCA